ATACGTTAATGAGAAAATATGGATGAAAGCTCTTAGTTTCTTGAGCTTTGCAGCGGGAATTTGGTATATCAACTAGATAACCTGTGTGAACAAATAATTCTATCTATGCCTATGGTTAAGTAATTGCCTTGCGCTAGGAATGGTCGAAGCCATACGCAATCAAACAAAGATATTACCAAATAAAGCCAACCTATTGACCTTTTTGCTATGGCAAGGCCTTGAACTTCATATATCCCCTTTTTAGCGAATCTAGAATATCAATACATTTAAACTGAATCACGTTTTGAACATTTCATTAATAGCTCTGGATTTGAGATCCAAGTGATAGTATCGATCGGGGCAACCTTAGCTATTGTTCTGGATAAATGGTCTTCTCATTTTGTCAATAAGCAGTACTCCCTCGATCCATGGATCGGATTGGAGGTGTACAATAATATGCGGATTGTGTGATACAAAATACTTTTTTATTTTTGCATGGATACAAAAAAATACTTGTTGTTGCATTCCAGTTAAAAAGCACTACCTGATCCTTGTGTGACTACGGGAAAAATATTCCATCAGATTTTTACACGCAAAGTTGAACATTGGCACACTTTGGTGGGGCTGGCATTTTGGCTCCCGGGAGCATTTGCTCCCGGCTGAACAGTAACACGAAAGAAATATTAAatgttttcaaaaaattctgaaattatTTGTAGATGATTGTATTAGTGTCGCaaacatccatgacaatttttaTGTGAAACGGAGCGGCGGTGTTTCGTCGAAAAAAAAAACAGATTTGGGGTAACTTTTGGTGTTCGATTTGTTTTTTGTACAAGCCAAAATGTTTAATCTTTTTGCCTCAAAATATGCAGATAGCATTTGGATGTGACTAAGTACACACACAAAAAATGGTCTTGATTTTTTTCATTTCAAAAATCTTTTTTGGCCCCGGGAGCAAATGCTCACAGGATTGACTTTCCGCACTTTGGTGGGTTTTACATTTATCGATAGAGGGTTTACATTTTTATATGTGGTGCAAATGTGCAATGTATTATATATCTAGGAGGGggagacactagtagaaaaagggtctaatgtgaaactcattagtcccggtttgtaattgaaccggcactaatggtcacattagtgccggttccaacggccagacgggcggcgctcattagtaccggttcgtggcaaccctttagtaccggttcgtgccacgaaccggtactaaagaggtggtggcctttagtacgggttggtggctccaaccggtactaaaggggggtctttagtaccggttggagccatcaatcggtactaaaggtggtgcgctgccacccgcagtgcacaatgtttagtcccacctcgctagttgagaggagctcgcaccggtttataagccccgccgcggctaccgtgtcgagctcctctctaagcaggtctttgtgggcctattgcaagtcttctgccttgtggggcctactgggccgtacgggcctgcatcctggcccaactagagattgggtttctagtcgtatgcaggccgtgccGGCCCAGTAGGCCGGctgtttttgctttatttcaaaaataaaaataaaaaaatccttaccaaccgggactaaaggtctccCAGACCACGGCGCacctcgtgccacgtggtgggcctttggtcccggttcgtgttgaaccggtactaaagggggggacctttagtccccactctttagtgccggttccagaaccggtactaaaggtccttACGAACCGATACTAAAAGtcgtttttctactagtgagatgAGTCACAAGCTTTGACAGGTCCTTATGCTAGTAAACAGAAAATTACATACTCCTGAGAGAGAATCGAGATTCTAAGCTAGTAATCAGAAAGGAGTGCGTGAAGAATAAAACCTTCAGAATAGACTGTCCCGAAGAAGAAGCGGCTTGAACCCTAGCCTTCTTGGGAGTTGATCCAGTTGTAGTGCTGTTACTCTGGAAGGTAGAAAGAAAAAAAGCAAAATCGAATCATGACTCTAGCTATTTCATCTTAGTACAAAAGAAACTGTCAACAGAAGTTAATTATTTTTTCAAAAGAACAGAAGTTAATTAATCCCATGATCGATTCTGCCCAAATTAACACGGATTGAATCCATGTGACACTACATATATAAGTGGATCTCTACGGCCTCCACCACGAACAAGAAAAAGAAAGGATCTCTACACCCTTATGAAGATATATGTGAAGTATGCAAATGAAAAGTTTCTTTTGTTTTTTGAGAATTTGGGACAATAgctttagagagagagagagagagagagagagagagagagagagagagagagagagagagagagagagagagagagagagagagagtagacGTCACACATATAGAGTTAAAGATTTAATATTGTATGATCAAGCAAAGATCGATTCTACTAATTAAAAGCATCTAAGAACACATAGAATTGTACGTGGAACAACTGCAAGCAAAGAAATATAGCTTGCAATTAATTGGAGGAAACGACAAACAGTTTATAGGGGATTTCAGCCACGAAGAGAAATTCAGTTGATCACCTCAGACGAGTTATCCGATTGTTGATTCCACAGCTCCGGTGCGGGCGCCGGCGCCGCGCCTTTGGAGAAGTCCAGCAAGCCGCCGTCGAGGTTCGAGGTGATGCATGACCTTGGAGAGAAAGCCAAGAGCATCTGGCTCAGTCGAGAGTTGGGCCCCGACGGCTGGATCTCCTCACCACCGCCATGGCCATAGAAACTGTAAGCTGGGGCTCCAGCCTGAGCCGCCATAGGACCCTCTAATCCTTTTGACAGTAGATCTGACTTATGGTCTGCAACTAATCCCCCTCTGCTTTGTGGTTAGCGACGCATGAGTACGTACACATGCATCATCCATACAGGAAAAAACAACAAGTTAGTACTAGGAAGAAGAAACATGCATGTGAGATTTTCAGTAAAAGACCATTAGAGAGGGGGTTGATCAATAACAGGACAAAGCGCGCAGCTACTTAATTTgtactgatgaagaaatctgcaTGAATTGAAGGGTACCCTAGCTAGCACTAATTCTTGCATTAGTAGTAAGTAAATCATAGAGGACCGAGGGTGGGGGGTATAGACGAAGGTCTTTACAGAAGCATCTGGCTCCATGATTCTGGCATCTGGCCCTCCTCCTGCCCACCTTGAAAACTTGCAGGGGAAGTTGCAGCGCTGTCACGAACCTCAGGAACTTGACCTGACGAGTGGTGAAGGAGCTGATGATCATGGGAGCAAGCCATAGAAGGAGAAGAAGACAGGATAGGCATCTTGGTGGATTCCTCTTGCTCCTCCACGGCACAAGGCCTCAGCCCACTCATGATATTGTTGGCGTTGCTTGTGCCACCACACACCATCTGTTGCACCATGGTGCCCTTGAATTCTCCTCCACCTACCATCCTTGAGCACCAAACAATTGACAACAAATAATTCTTGCGGCTGCACCAATCAAATTTCCAGAGGATCTTGGCTGCCGCAAATTCCTATGCAAATCTTTATGGTATGGTAGCTTTGCATGTCCTCATCTCCTCTCTCTTTTTTAGAAATGGAGGGTCCAGTGAGAGAAAACAacaatgagagagagagagagagagagaggggaaaaGGATAGGACCTGTTTGGAGAGGAATCTGggcttttgttttcttttctctTCCTTTCGCTTCACTCATTTCATTTGTGAACTTCCCCTTGCACTTTTCTCCCTCCTTCGCTCCCCTTTTGTATTGTTAATTAGTTTTCTTTCCTCTTGCCTCTTCCCGACTCACCTTTGTAATATTTATACTACACTAATATAGTACTGATTGCTTCTGCCCGATTCACCGTCAGCAATTTTATAGAATAGTACATGTTGTTTTAGGTATTCAATCCGTGGTCCTGATCTCGTTTCTTCGATTGTAGGGTAATTCCGTATGTGTGGACTGCCACCTGGCTTCTTCCGTTGCTTAGATGGGCCAGGCTAGGCCAGCGCCCGCGGTAAAAATTCTGCGTCAACAAAGATGCGTGGTCATATATCTTGCATAGTCCCACCTTGCTCCATTGAATGAATTCTTGCCAATTTAAATACGTTCAAAAATTGTCCGCAATATCAACCAGTCTCCTCAGGAATCAACGAACAGACATGAGAACGTTATAGCTACTTATTGAACAAGATGGCAGAAGCGGGGCGGCTTCGTCGTGCTGGTTCTCAGTGGTGTTAGTGTGGTGCGGAGGCCAGCAGTGAGGGCTAGAAAGAACCACGCATCacagttcataaagaacggaataacgccttaagcaagatgacatgatgtacacaaagtaaacccaattaatatgaataaaccccatctttttatccttaatggtaATGATACAAGTATGTGTCATGTCTCTTTTTGCCACTAGGATTGAGCAAGGAAatatcgaacccatcacaaagcacctctcccattgcaagataaatcaatctagttggtcaAACCAAAAGGATAGATCGGAGcaaaatacaaagctataacaatcatgcataaaagagttcagagaagactcaaataatattcatagataatctgatcacaaacccacaattcatcagatcccaacaaacacatcgtaAAAAgggttacatcaaatagatctccaagaacattgtattgaagatgaaagagagataagaagccatctagctactagctatggacctgtaggtctgtggtaaactactcacaaatcatcggaagggcagcaaggttaatgtagaggccctccgtgatcgattccccctccagcagagGACCGGAAAAGGTCTCCAGATGGAATCTCCGAAGAACAGAAATTTGCGGCGTCGAAGAAAGTATTTTAGGTGGCTATTTGATGTATTAGGAATATTTGAAAATTTATAGAGCTGGAATTAGTTCAAGAGgtgccatgaggggcccacaagcctgggggcgcccCCGGGGCGCGCCTGGCAGGCTTGTCGCTGCCTCGTGACTCTTCAGGTCTTCTCTCAGAGCTTCTAGGGTCCCTtatggtccagaaaaaatcatcaaaaagtttcgtagCGTTCGGACTCTATTTGGTACTTATTTTCTGAAAAGCCAAAAAGAAGCAAAAAataagaactggcactgggcactaggttaataggttagtccccaaaaattatatataattgcatataatTGCTTAATaaatatccaagattgatactataatagcatggaataataaaaaattatagatacattggagacgtatcagggatcTCCAGTTGACGTCGGCAAGATCTGCATGTCGGCTAATATCTTTGTTTTTGGCACCATGTGCTATGTTGCCGACTCAGCCGACCGGCTTGGCTAAGTTTAGACCTACGCTCCATATTGAATCGTTCACTTCTGCAATCCGGAATACATCGTGGATTCATGTTGCGAGCTTGTCTTCGAAGGCCTAATGTCATGTTGGGACCCAGAGCGGCATGCCAATTTTTTGACCCACACACCACCCACTTCATCTCCACCATATTAACTCACAACCATCCTCGAGGGGGCTGAGAAGCCGGACGACCCCAACGTGGAGATGGGCGGCTCAGCCGATAGTCACCCGCCAGCCATAATGCCTCTCTGCCCATGGTAGGTGACCTTGTCCAGGCTTGCTGCATGGTGGGCATGCCGGATCCTAGCCAGGAGGAAAGAGGCGAGGTGGAGGAAATTAATGATGGTGACATTGAAGCAATTGACGAGTCAATCCTGGACAATATGGCACAACAGGCAGTCCGAGTGAAAGTCCCGGAGACCCTCAATAAGGTTACCAAGGAAAACAGACGCTTGGGGAGGAGGGCAGCCGAGCTGCAGAAGTCCGAGGAGCTACATCAGTCCTGCCAGCAAAGTCGAACAACCATGCCGACATCAGATACGaccactgatacgtccattttgcatcatgcttttatatcgatatttattgcattatgggctgttattacacattatgtcacaatacttatgcctattctctcttattttacaaggtttacataaagagggagaatgccggcagctggaattctgggctggaaaaggagcaaatattagagacatattttgcacaactccaaaagtcctgaaactccacgaaagttatttttggaaataataaaaaatacagagcggaagaaataccagagggggcccacaccctggccacaagggtggggggcgcgtcccctgcctcgtgggccccctgttggccctccggtgcccatcttctgctatatgaagtctttcgtccgaagaaaaatcataagcaagctttcggggcgaaactccgccgccacgaggcggaaccaatctagggctccggcagagctgttctgccggggacacttccctccaggagggggaaatcatcgccattgtcatcaccaacgctcctctcatcgggagagggcaatctccatcaacatcttcaccagcaccatctcctctcaaaccctagttcatctcttgtatccaattcttgtctctaagtctgggattggtacctgtaggttgctagtagtgttgattattccttgtagttgatgctagttggtttatttggtggaagatcatatgttcagatcctttatgcatattaatactcctctgattatgaacatgaatatgctttgtgagtagttacgtttgttcctgaggacatgggagaagtcttgctattagtagtcatgtgaatttggtattcgttcgatattttgatgagatgtatgttgtctctcctctagtggtgttatgtgaacgtcgactacatgacacttcaccattatttgggcctagaggaaggcattgggaagtaataagtagatgatgggttgctagagtgacagaagcttaaaccctagtttatgcgttgcttcgtaaggggctgatttggatccacatgtttcatgctatggttaggtttaccttaatacttcttttgtagttgcgggtgcttgcaataggggttaatcataagtgggatgcttgtccaagtaaggacagcatccaagcaccggtccacccacatatcaaattatcaaagtaccgaacgcgaatcatatgaacatgatgaaaactagcttgacgataattcccatgtgtcctcgggagcgcttttctctgtataagagtttgtccaggcttgtcctttgctacaaaaaggatttggccaccttgctgcactttatttactttttttacttgttgctcgttaccaattatcttatcacaaaactatctgttacctataatttcagtgcttgaaaaaaataccttgctgaaaaccgcttatcatttccttctgctcctcgttgggttcgacactcttacttatcgaaaggactatgatagatcccctatacttgtgggtcatcaagactcttttctgccgtcgttgccggggagtgaagtgcctttggtaggtggaatttggtaaggaaaaatttatatagtgtgctgaaatttactgtcacttgttactatggaaagtaatcctctgagggtcttgttcggggtatcttcaccccgaccagtagagcaaagagttgctcctcaacctactgaacatactgaaaatgaaaatgtctactttgagattccttcgggtatgatagaaaaactgctagctaatccttttgcaggagacggaacaatgcatcctgcactactggaatcagctaatttgccatctgccagctctttgccgtctgctagctgacggcaaagaagctctttgccatcagctaccaaaaAGCGGACGGCgaagaaatggcagacggcaaagaagctctttgccatcagccagctctttgccgtccgctggcagacggcaaagaatctttgccgtccgctggcggacggcaaagagggaggtggcccccaccccccgcccatttgaaaaaaacttaacgcctctgcctctttgccgtccgccagcggacggcaaagaggcaaaaaggcggacgacaaagattagcggacggcaaagagccgattacctaacggcccgtacccccccgcccgttactctctgttctctcctctctctcctccccgacgcgccccgccaccgtgcacatcccgcccgcccgccgccgccccgtcaccccgccacccgccgccccccacccctccgcccccacccctccgccccgtcgccccctccgccccgtcgccccccacccgccgcccggcgccgccccgtcgccccctccgccccgtcgccccccacccctccgccccgtcgcccccacccctccgcccggccagcgccaccccgccgcccctccgccCCTCCGTTGGCGAGCGCCCCTCCGacgcccctccgtcggcgagcgccccacccctgccgcaggtgagccccacccctcttctcctttttttcttctgttttttctgtttttttagtttagtttagttttttagttttagatttttagttttagattacttttagtttagttttagttttagtttagtttagttttatatttttagtttagattacttttagtttagttttagttttgttttaggttacttactggtaggtttaagaagaggaaaaaggagaagaagaagaagaagaagaagaagaagaagaagaagaggaggaggaggagaagaagaagaagaagaagaagaagaagaagaagaagaagaggaggaggaggaggaggagaagaaagaagaagaagaagaagaagaagaagaagaagaagaagaagaagaagaagaagaagaagaagaagaagaagaaagaggagaggaggaggaggaggagaagaaagaagaagaagaagaagaagaagaagaagaagaagaagaagaaagaggagaggaggaggaggatgaggaggcgacaccccgaccccgaccccaaccccgataccccgaccccgagcctgacccgacaccccgaccccgacaccgacacggcaccccgaccccgacccggcaccccgacccgacaccccgaccccgagaccccgaccccgaccccgacacggcaccccgagaccgacacgacaccccgacccccgacacctcccgaaaaggtgttctttggccttccagaagccgacggggtcatatatttgtgaattattagttaggtcatatatctttcgattttgttatgaaaaacatcatatatatatataattgtgttgatcgggtagttttaaatgtgcagttgtttcatcgctgcgaggtttggtgttcgacgacctcgccgtgcgtttgatgagctctgccccttcgttcgtgggtgagcacaaatgacatgtcctcctcccccattaattatttgatctattccgatgaaacttgatagctagctacatatgtgtcttgaatcatcagtatgcgtaaccaatatgtgtctcccgttcgaaagcgtcatagttataaatatgcatgcatttgcatatttataaccttgattctttcgaattgtccaacgctatccatggacagcccgagtatgtttagattgggttcgttttcccatatgctttgctccggatccgacgcataaatttcgtcagtgcctcccctgttgttctccgggtacacatcctctctgtttattgcagagacgtgtatcaggagaacaacggggaggtgctgccgaaattttgcgtaggatccggggcatagcatgggaaaatgaacccaatctaaacatactcgggtgggattaggacctatcattacctattagagtgtaggttgcatggacgtaataaaattgacaaagtagatcaactgatgaatatatacatggtgaattatatatatatatatatatatatatatatatatatatatatatatatatatatatatttgttgtgtgtctagtagctctgaaagtcaagatgagtgatcgtgcgtggatgtacaccggtcacactggtcagaacaaatggagcactgaatggttcacaaaaaccaaggggtttgtgcgagccgcatttgcaaatggccagaggaaaaccgggtgcccctgtttacggtgcggcaattgggaaaagaggacagaggctgaaatgggcaaacacctgcagaagagtggttttacgcccgattatacggtgtggacatttcatggtgagtctacCCAACGTggccgagctgaggtggatcgtcgtcgcaccgacgagcatggtaccgggatggaaaacatggtgcaagactttgatgatgctcgggattcggacgaggagatggaggaatctgcaaaggccttcaatgaaatgttggagtcttcaaaacgtccgctccatgagcacactgagctttgtcagttggatgccatctcacaagtaatggctctgaaggctcagttcaacttgggcagagaatgctacgatgcaatgatgacagtatttggacgctttctacccaaaggccatgtaatgcctgcaaacctgtaccagtcggacaaaatcctccgtgcactgaagatgccctatgataagatacatgcctgtgagaaaggatgtgtcttgtttaggcttgactatgcggacttgaactattgtcccatttgcaagtcttccaggtatgttgtggtagacaacggtatgggtgagaagacacagaccaaaatccccgttagtgttcttcggtatatgccaatcgtaccaagacttcaacgtcttttcatggtcgaagagacggccagacagatgacatggcacaaaacgggcaaaagaaccgaactagatgcagatgggaatctgatgattgtacacacatcggatggtgttgcgtggaaaaagtttgatgaattacatggtgacaaagcggcagatccgaggcatcctcgagtcggcatcagcacggatgggttcagtgtgtttggtatgacggcagcccaatacagttgttggcccgtatttgtctttccactcaatctcccccccggacagattatgcaaagaaagaacattttcctgacgttgataattccagggcccaactatccggggaaaaatatgaatgtgtacatgcaaccgcttaaggacgaattgcaagaagcctaggataatgggttcaagacatacgatgcctatagcaaacggaacttcataatgcgtgtctggtacatgtactcgacgcatgacttgccggcgtgtgcgctattcgttggctggtgtgtgcatggaaggttcccgtgccccacatgcaagggagctcttgagtttcgttggcttcaggccggttgcaagtttcttgcttcgacat
The Aegilops tauschii subsp. strangulata cultivar AL8/78 chromosome 3, Aet v6.0, whole genome shotgun sequence genome window above contains:
- the LOC109771587 gene encoding uncharacterized protein isoform X2; translation: MVGGGEFKGTMVQQMVCGGTSNANNIMSGLRPCAVEEQEESTKMPILSSSPSMACSHDHQLLHHSSGQVPEVRDSAATSPASFQGGQEEGQMPESWSQMLLGGLVADHKSDLLSKGLEGPMAAQAGAPAYSFYGHGGGEEIQPSGPNSRLSQMLLAFSPRSCITSNLDGGLLDFSKGAAPAPAPELWNQQSDNSSESNSTTTGSTPKKARVQAASSSGQSILKVRKEKLGDRITALHQIVSPFGKTDTASVLQETIGYIGFLLGQIEALSYPYLGHGTGASVRHQAQLNHGDHINASAEAARPQQDAQDGEGKKSDLRSRGMSLVPVSCITSRLGADSASDFWQPAPPLGGIILR
- the LOC109771587 gene encoding uncharacterized protein isoform X1, which encodes MVGGGEFKGTMVQQMVCGGTSNANNIMSGLRPCAVEEQEESTKMPILSSSPSMACSHDHQLLHHSSGQVPEVRDSAATSPASFQGGQEEGQMPESWSQMLLGGLVADHKSDLLSKGLEGPMAAQAGAPAYSFYGHGGGEEIQPSGPNSRLSQMLLAFSPRSCITSNLDGGLLDFSKGAAPAPAPELWNQQSDNSSESNSTTTGSTPKKARVQAASSSGQSILKVRKEKLGDRITALHQIVSPFGKTDTASVLQETIGYIGFLLGQIEALSYPYLGHGTGASVRHQALNHGDHINASAEAARPQQDAQDGEGKKSDLRSRGMSLVPVSCITSRLGADSASDFWQPAPPLGGIILR